The Drosophila sulfurigaster albostrigata strain 15112-1811.04 chromosome 3, ASM2355843v2, whole genome shotgun sequence genomic sequence AACAAAATCCACAACTCGAAACTGAAGCAGTGAAGTAtccaaaagaaagaaagcggAAAACATTACACATGTCTGAACCCATGGAAGAGGAGCCTATGAAAGTGCAGTCAGCTGCTTCTGCTAAAAAGCATTTACCAACTAAATACCTGCCTTCTCCACTTGAACACGCATCAAGTCGACGAAGAGAGACATTGCTAATGGCAGAAGCCATTGAAGAGGAGGAGACGAACCCACAAATAGAAACTACAGCAGTAGAGCACCCAAAAGAAAGAAGGCGACAAACATTACACATGTCTGAACCCATGGAAGAGGAGCCAATCAGAGTACAGTCAATTTCTTCTTTTAGCCAACGTAAAGCAGATTTAACAAAGCAATTACCAACCAAATATCTGCCTTCTTCACTTGAACTCGCATCAAGTCGACGCAGAGAGACATTGTTGATGTCGGAGGCCATCGAAGAGGAGGAACTTAACCCCCAACTTCCGACTGCTGAAGTAGAACATCAGTCGAACAGACGGCAAACATTGCTCTTAGCGGAGCCCATCGAAGAAGATCTAATGAAATCAGAACCGATCACAGAGAAGGAATATCTAACCAATCAACGCCAAACCGATTACAGAAGGCATTTACCAAATAAACATCTGCCTTCTCCACTCGAACACGCATCAAGTCGACGCAGGGAAACATTGTTGATGGCTGAACCCATCGAGGAAGAAGCAATGCAACCAGCAGCTGCTAATGGAGAACAGTCGAAAAGCGGACGCAGGCAAACATTGCATCTGTCCGAACCTATTGAAGAGGAGCCAATGCAATTAAAGCCATTAACTGCTGGACACCGAGCCAAGCCTTTATATGTTGGGAAAGCAAGTGAGGAATCTATTTCAGTTGCTCCAAGTACGCATAAGATTGAGCAATCGTTCAAgccaaacagacaaacaatgCACTTGGATGAGCCCATCATAGAAGACTTGCCAAATATATCAAGTGATCCTGGAGGAAAGCCCGCTCCCTTTGCTGTACAGACTCACAGCATTCGCAAACAGACGCTGCACTTTGATGAGGAAATGCAAGAAGCAGGATCTAATGCAATGAAAGAAATTAACAACAGAAACAGGCAAACAATGCACTTGGCTGAACCCATAGAAGTCGACTTGCttattataccaaatgatCCTAAAGCAAAGTTGGCTCCTTCTGCTGTAAAGCCACACGGTATTCGCAGACAGACACTTCACTTTGAGGAGGAAATTGAAGAAGACATTCAGCCCATACAACGCGAAATGATAAATGAGGGAGTTTCTTCAACGGaagaaaagagcaacaaacgcACACAAACGATGCATATGGCAGAGCCAATGGAAGAGGAGGCAGTCAATGTACCAATTCATCTTAAAGCAAAATGTGCTTCTTTTGCTCTGCAGATGTCAAGAATTCATAGACAGACACTGCACTTTGAGGAGGAAATGGAAGAAGACATTCAACCCCTTCAGCGTGAAATGCATTCAAGTATAGGAGGTGGTTCACTAGaacaaaaaagcaataaacatAGACAAACACTACACATGGCTGAACCCATCGAAGAGGACTCCTTCAGTATAAACATTAAACAAGCGGCTGCTCCTATAGATTCTCGCCAGAAGCAGTGCCCAACGCTGCATTTGAGGGAAGTAATTAAAAAGGAACCGACCTCGAAAAGCAATCAACGACAAACTCTAGCTCTACCTGAGCCTTTTGATGAGAATTCAATAAGGAATGAAAAAGACATTTGCCAGACACAGTCAGCAGCCACGACGAGACAAGATGTCATTGATATCGATGACAGTTGCATTGAAATAGTCCCCACATATCCAGCAGTGCTAAAGCCTCACCAGACATTATGTATGTCCGTAGATATGAATGAAGATGACATGCCAGCAACTACACCGCCTGAGCCAAGTAGCATCCAACCAAGAATAACGTTTCTTGAGAATATGGATTTGGAATTTCTCAGCCCAGTTGCAGACAAGGCCGGTTGCGATTCTCCCTCAGATTCGGGCGAATGGCTTGCGCAAATGAATGCCAAGATGCGTAAAACTTATGTGAATCCCAACAATGATAAAACAGAAAGCAGAAAAGTGACTATGGAAACGcccaaaaacaagaaaatgaTACAACGAAGCTGTTTCCCCATCACACCTGGTCGTTCAATTATCGAATACGAAGACGTGGAGGAGATGTGCAATATCGGCAACTCAGAATTAGCAACGACAAATGCTGCATCGAAACAGTCTGTGGACATGGAAGTAGATAAATCCATCTTTGGTACGCCATTGACATCCTTTAACGTCAAACGATTGCCTACTCATTTGACTCCAAATCTGCCACAACCAAAGAAACGCAATACACAATACTCTGGAAAACAAAACGATTCAAACAAGTCAGTCAAGttgatattcaaattaaattaattcaataattcgaatatttatttattttacagctCTCAACTTCAGTTGGATAGACCAGTTAAGGAAACAGATGCACCTCTTTCAACTAGCAAGAACAAATCACATATTCTTGTGCTTGGCAAGTCCTTGAACTCGCCATATTCAGAAACTGAACAGCTAGATGGCACTGTTCAAATGGTTAGAGCGCAAATGATACGCCAAACACGTGTAGAAACCTTGCGACCCATGgaacaaaatttgaaagaaCGAACAATAGCAACTTATGAGGACAACCCGATTACCATATCCGATGTGTCAAGTCATTTTGCAGCACAAAAGGAACTCGCCAAGCAGGATACAAAGAACACTTCAAGCACCAGCGGCAGCTCCAACGAGAATAGCAATAAAAGCTATGGAAGATCGCACAAAAAGTTTCTCAATCTCAGCGGAGATACGGAAATCTTTGACGCCGCTGAAGTTATTGACTTGTCGCTTGAAgacaatgaaattgaaaagacGCGGCTAAGTTTGGTGTCAACCTTGTTAGACGAGGAGGAAGCCAGCCTTGTTGATGGCGTTGACATCGAACTCAAGGCGGAGCCTGAACCTATAACAGAGCCTGAGGCATGCCTCGAACGAGTAAATCCACCAGCGCCAGCTGGGTCTGTGTATGCGTGCAAGAAATGCACACATTGCAGACGTTCCTTAAGTGCAACGCTGCCAAATGAAACAGTTGAAACATTTGAGTTACCAAATTGGGATGCGCTGGAGCTGGGACTTGAGCGATTGAAGCGTTTGCGACAACATCCAACGCTTGATGAAGTCGAAAGATATTTTGAACTCAAGGATATGGAACGGTATTCCAGTGTTAGTGATCTCAGCGAATCATCCGATGAGGATACACATCGCATAACACTACAAGATTTGCTTGCTGATTTCAAGCGCAAATTTGAGGAGTAAGTTGATCTCTGTTTCATTATCTTCTTGTTTGTCGCACGTTTTATGTTAAGCTTCCAGTtagcttttttattattattattattgttcaaTTGTTTCATCTacctaattattattatcgaatACTATCCTTCAGTTTTACCCTATTCCTACTAATTGAgcaactattttatttttagaatgtcGAAAAATTTGCCCGAACCTGTTATAGTCGGGTCTTATGCCAAACGATTGAAAACCGCACTGCAAGAACAGTCACCTCGTTGGATTTTCGATTGTGAACTCCAATGCGATCGTCAATATATCGTCACGCATAAAACAATTAGCACATTTCGCTTGGTTATCAACTATGAACCGCTGGATATTATGGAAACTGATATAAAAGTGCGCAAAATAAAAGCCACGACTTTTAACACCATTATTACAAAGTGTAAGCATTAATGTTTGTAGCTCAgaaaacttattaaaattattcttacTTTATACAGCCCAATGGGGAGTACTTTCGCATCTGATGGACTTTCAGTTAAGACTTGCACTGCCATTCAATCTCATGATACTTTTAGATGGCAATAAAGTGGATGATGTCGTGAAATTTCTAAAACACATCGATACTATTTGCGTGAAGACCAAAAAGTTATGCAATGATCTGCGCTTGTTATTAATATCAAAACAGGCCTTGCTTATAAGGTAAGAGCTTTATtgctctttattatttttataactaaTTCACGAAATTCTTTTCTCATTCGTTAAGGCAACCCAATCGCACTGTAGTCAGAAAAACTATTCGAAAAATGACTCGAACAAAGGATGAGGCACACTCTCGCTatgagaaaacaaattttatcaTTGAAATCACTAATGTGGAGAAGCTatcatttgaaaatattcttGAGCCGCCGCTGTATCATTTCGATGAAAAAATTCAGTTCTTACCAAAGGGCATTGCTTTTCTGGATACATTCCTTGAACATCCGGAACAATATCTTAAGCCAATAACTCAACCAACTAACTAAATTCACTTCatttatctatctatctaatTTATTCGTATGTGCTAAGTGACATCAGCTCACTAAAATGTACGTAATAAGAGCGATAAAACTTTCAATCGATAAGGCTAAGAATAGTCACATAAGATTAATTGTGGAGAATAATCATGTACGTCATTAAACTATGTAATCGGCAATTATCTACAAGTTGCATATACAGACATCTTATCAGTTCACAATACTTATATTTGTACTTTAAGTTATCAGTTTAGTTGCTATTGAAACGTTGGAAGTGCTTGCACGATTGAAAGAGCTCTTTAATTAACTAAAGTAATATCTACAATAAATATTCTGTTAAGTTTATGAATAAAAAAGCCAGTTTTTGAAGGAAATGACAACTATTTTCAACGGAAATTTAAAAGATGAAGATGATTTTGAAACGTCTTcgataaaaaacaaaatggataAATTGGAAGAGGTAATATCAACCTGTGACGATCAAATCTCGGCAAATGAAGAATCCATCAAGGAGAAGGATAACCAAATTGCTATTTTGGAATCGAAAATTAAATCCAATGACATTCAATTAAAGGAGAATATCGCGTTAATTGAAGAAAGCAAATCGCAAATTGGATCACAAGAGTCGACAATAAGAAGACTGGAGCAGACAATTgcagatttaaatttaaaattgaagcaaagagaaatcaaaaaacaattgaCACAAAGTGAAAAGGTTATTCGTATTTATATACCTTATGGAACGACGGCTAGACTAATGCAA encodes the following:
- the LOC133840050 gene encoding uncharacterized protein LOC133840050; the encoded protein is MNRKPRSSLKKVLDENDPTIKAVNRRISFSGKKFIREFDTTEKPRDYDNSYEISDHTNGDDSHGTGAAATSTLLQLTARQGDKENEKMTSIRESISTQYDQQQHNDFTLQLQTSVNLTLMPHELAKYQRLTTTMPMEFDSLSLSDVEREKLRENSMYKVPLSEKTMDLMPQKMFIDELDCKQSAKGDRILNTIDMSCVADKENIVQQKTVLFEDNNITCDFSDIDPQQSVAAAAVAVNVAATPKHESFAMEDRDCINYLADESTSSPLIPLDVINENNISRKLNFRQLNDALNAGRIQLFPHGPRTPTTDKIVKPPRFWHGLEQQQDQQELPLRDAIKPRGTLNFSESMMVSPVSQQPNKPMKNPIDYPVSGKKKEDQFKRNNRFSQADEFMLDNTNFLVHAKMGDETQSRNSSKSASRRETTYDNTAMELDDLEKQEAAVVAALEKVTRQQKLQRCVAIDESDIQTKQRLSRTMQMNESIEVDQNQSQLAKAIDKDTSIQEPAIPVAEKEYVIRRQTMRFAEAIDEDQQSPPRDSRTAARRQTMHFAEDMDEEMQSAKKEKKLPVNRQTLLMAESIYVDAQKPHNEAKPQAPFKVQSNRRRQTVHLAEDMDEDVIEEDQVKPPQKDPLMEPATKQRKQSLCFTEAIDIDMPSPIIDTQSKSQAAPPTHKSNQRRETLLMSESMEEEKQKPQLKAAALECLKERKRQTLHMSEPMEEEHKSVASARKELPTKYLPSPLEHARCRRRETLLMSEDIEEEEQNPQLETEAVKYPKERKEEEPMKVQSAASAKKHLPTKYLPSPLEHASSRRRETLLMAEAIEEEETNPQIETTAVEHPKERRRQTLHMSEPMEEEPIRVQSISSFSQRKADLTKQLLTKYLPSPLEHARCRRRETLLMSEDIEEEEQNPQLETEAVKYPKERKRKTLHMSEPMEEEPMKVQSAASAKKHLPTKYLPSPLEHASSRRRETLLMAEAIEEEETNPQIETTAVEHPKERRRQTLHMSEPMEEEPIRVQSISSFSQRKADLTKQLPTKYLPSSLELASSRRRETLLMSEAIEEEELNPQLPTAEVEHQSNRRQTLLLAEPIEEDLMKSEPITEKEYLTNQRQTDYRRHLPNKHLPSPLEHASSRRRETLLMAEPIEEEAMQPAAANGEQSKSGRRQTLHLSEPIEEEPMQLKPLTAGHRAKPLYVGKASEESISVAPSTHKIEQSFKPNRQTMHLDEPIIEDLPNISSDPGGKPAPFAVQTHSIRKQTLHFDEEMQEAGSNAMKEINNRNRQTMHLAEPIEVDLLIIPNDPKAKLAPSAVKPHGIRRQTLHFEEEIEEDIQPIQREMINEGVSSTEEKSNKRTQTMHMAEPMEEEAVNVPIHLKAKCASFALQMSRIHRQTLHFEEEMEEDIQPLQREMHSSIGGGSLEQKSNKHRQTLHMAEPIEEDSFSINIKQAAAPIDSRQKQCPTLHLREVIKKEPTSKSNQRQTLALPEPFDENSIRNEKDICQTQSAATTRQDVIDIDDSCIEIVPTYPAVLKPHQTLCMSVDMNEDDMPATTPPEPSSIQPRITFLENMDLEFLSPVADKAGCDSPSDSGEWLAQMNAKMRKTYVNPNNDKTESRKVTMETPKNKKMIQRSCFPITPGRSIIEYEDVEEMCNIGNSELATTNAASKQSVDMEVDKSIFGTPLTSFNVKRLPTHLTPNLPQPKKRNTQYSGKQNDSNNSQLQLDRPVKETDAPLSTSKNKSHILVLGKSLNSPYSETEQLDGTVQMVRAQMIRQTRVETLRPMEQNLKERTIATYEDNPITISDVSSHFAAQKELAKQDTKNTSSTSGSSNENSNKSYGRSHKKFLNLSGDTEIFDAAEVIDLSLEDNEIEKTRLSLVSTLLDEEEASLVDGVDIELKAEPEPITEPEACLERVNPPAPAGSVYACKKCTHCRRSLSATLPNETVETFELPNWDALELGLERLKRLRQHPTLDEVERYFELKDMERYSSVSDLSESSDEDTHRITLQDLLADFKRKFEEMSKNLPEPVIVGSYAKRLKTALQEQSPRWIFDCELQCDRQYIVTHKTISTFRLVINYEPLDIMETDIKVRKIKATTFNTIITKSQWGVLSHLMDFQLRLALPFNLMILLDGNKVDDVVKFLKHIDTICVKTKKLCNDLRLLLISKQALLIRQPNRTVVRKTIRKMTRTKDEAHSRYEKTNFIIEITNVEKLSFENILEPPLYHFDEKIQFLPKGIAFLDTFLEHPEQYLKPITQPTN